A portion of the Achromobacter sp. MFA1 R4 genome contains these proteins:
- a CDS encoding tripartite tricarboxylate transporter substrate binding protein, with protein MKLFWRIALASTMLALGAQPAAADTWPTKPVRMVVPFPPGGATDAAARIYAQHLGDYLGQSVVVENKAGAGGEIGAEFVAKSAGDGYTLLMGAVGSHAIHAAMPDKPGYDFGTAFVGVSMATSMPMAVAVNSSKIPAKNVQELIALAKSKPGSITFGSAGPGTSQHMAGELFQAVTGTRLMHVPYRGSGPAITDLLGGQIDMVIETLPALLPQVASGKIRLLGVTTAKRATALPDLPTLMEQGVKDYSVATTYALLAPAGTPPAVVEKLSDGMRKAAAMDSVQQAALKLGADAIATSPADTSRMLKQEVARWADVVRLSAAK; from the coding sequence ATGAAACTGTTTTGGCGTATTGCCCTGGCCAGCACGATGCTGGCGCTGGGAGCCCAACCGGCGGCCGCCGACACCTGGCCCACGAAACCGGTGCGCATGGTGGTTCCGTTTCCGCCGGGCGGCGCGACCGACGCCGCGGCGCGCATCTACGCGCAGCACCTGGGTGACTATCTGGGCCAGAGCGTCGTGGTGGAAAACAAGGCGGGCGCGGGCGGCGAAATCGGCGCGGAGTTCGTCGCCAAGTCGGCCGGCGACGGCTACACGCTGCTGATGGGCGCGGTGGGCAGCCATGCCATCCACGCGGCCATGCCCGACAAGCCAGGCTACGATTTCGGCACCGCCTTTGTCGGCGTGTCGATGGCCACCAGCATGCCGATGGCCGTGGCGGTGAACAGCAGCAAAATCCCGGCCAAGAATGTGCAGGAGCTGATCGCGCTCGCCAAGAGCAAGCCCGGGTCGATCACGTTCGGATCGGCCGGCCCCGGCACCTCGCAGCACATGGCGGGAGAACTCTTCCAGGCGGTGACCGGCACGCGGCTCATGCACGTGCCGTATCGCGGCAGCGGGCCGGCCATCACGGATCTTTTGGGCGGCCAGATCGATATGGTCATCGAAACGCTGCCCGCGCTGCTGCCGCAGGTAGCCAGCGGCAAGATCCGCCTGCTGGGCGTCACGACCGCCAAGCGCGCCACGGCCCTGCCCGACCTGCCCACACTGATGGAACAGGGCGTGAAGGATTACTCGGTTGCCACCACCTACGCCCTGCTCGCGCCGGCGGGCACGCCGCCCGCGGTCGTCGAGAAGTTGTCGGACGGCATGCGCAAGGCCGCCGCGATGGATTCCGTGCAGCAGGCCGCGTTGAAGCTGGGTGCGGACGCCATCGCCACCTCGCCCGCCGACACCAGCCGCATGCTCAAGCAGGAGGTCGCGCGATGGGCGGACGTGGTGCGCCTGTCGGCGGCGAAATGA
- a CDS encoding CaiB/BaiF CoA-transferase family protein, with protein MTPSSALAGITVLEICNVAAGPFCGMLLADMGADVIKVENPEGGDTLRSWPPISDGYSENFASLNRNKRSVTLNLKDPGDLALARELALRADVLIENNRPGVMDRLGLGYVQLREANPRLVYCSISAYGQSGPRAQEGGFDLTIQAMSGIMSVTGEPGGEPVKCGVPLADFSAGLYGAFAIASALRAAQASGHGTHIDVPMLGATLGIAALQTSEFFGSGKDPVKLGSAHPRNAPYQAFRCKNGYFGMAAGNQALWKAVCATVGRDDLLADPRFTDTSARARNQTALRDILEAIFAEHDAQAWLARFRAAGVPCAPINTYSEVLADPQVEHMGWVQPLELPNGVQTRTFGLPVRFDGETTALRRRPPALGEHNDDVLGPLRAAAKGAAA; from the coding sequence ATGACACCCAGTTCGGCGCTGGCCGGCATCACGGTGCTGGAGATTTGCAACGTTGCAGCGGGACCCTTTTGCGGCATGTTGTTGGCGGACATGGGCGCGGACGTGATCAAGGTGGAGAACCCGGAGGGCGGCGACACGCTGCGCAGCTGGCCGCCCATTTCCGATGGCTACAGCGAAAACTTCGCCTCGCTCAACCGCAACAAGCGGTCCGTGACGTTGAACCTGAAAGACCCCGGCGATCTCGCCCTCGCGCGTGAACTGGCGCTGCGCGCCGACGTGCTCATCGAGAACAACCGCCCGGGCGTGATGGACCGCCTGGGCCTGGGCTATGTCCAGTTGCGCGAGGCCAATCCCAGGCTGGTGTACTGCTCGATCTCGGCCTACGGCCAGTCGGGTCCGCGCGCGCAGGAAGGCGGCTTCGACCTCACCATCCAGGCCATGAGCGGCATCATGAGCGTGACCGGCGAGCCCGGCGGAGAGCCCGTCAAATGCGGCGTGCCGCTGGCGGATTTCTCGGCGGGCCTGTACGGCGCCTTCGCCATCGCGTCGGCGCTGCGCGCGGCCCAGGCCAGCGGCCACGGCACGCACATCGACGTGCCGATGCTGGGCGCCACGCTGGGCATCGCCGCCTTGCAGACGTCCGAGTTCTTCGGCAGCGGCAAGGACCCGGTCAAGCTGGGCTCGGCGCATCCGCGCAACGCGCCGTACCAGGCGTTTCGCTGCAAGAACGGCTACTTCGGCATGGCCGCGGGCAACCAGGCGCTATGGAAGGCCGTATGCGCGACGGTGGGACGCGACGACCTGCTGGCGGATCCGCGCTTCACGGACACCAGCGCGCGCGCGCGCAATCAGACCGCGCTGCGTGACATCCTGGAGGCCATCTTCGCCGAACACGATGCGCAAGCGTGGCTGGCGCGCTTTCGCGCGGCCGGCGTGCCTTGCGCGCCGATCAACACCTATTCGGAAGTGCTGGCCGATCCGCAGGTCGAGCACATGGGCTGGGTGCAGCCGCTGGAATTGCCCAATGGCGTGCAGACCCGCACGTTCGGGCTGCCGGTGCGATTCGATGGCGAAACCACGGCGTTGCGGCGCCGTCCTCCCGCGCTGGGCGAGCACAACGACGACGTGCTGGGACCGCTGCGCGCCGCCGCCAAGGGAGCGGCGGCATGA
- a CDS encoding enoyl-CoA hydratase/isomerase family protein produces the protein MSGVLRIDRQGPRHVLTLARPEKMNALSADLVEALIAALDEAEAQRAKVIVLQGEGKNFSAGFDFGDWQSQSEGDLLLRFVRIETLLQLLAASPCLTVALAHGRNFGAGVDVFGACKWRISAPDATFRMPGLKFGLVLGTRRFAALVGAERARTILEQAATFNAEDALRDGFASRLAPPQEWAQIGEQALETAAALTDESRAQLYAALSQEAPDTDLARLVRSASAPGLKDRVAAYLQAR, from the coding sequence ATGAGCGGCGTCCTGCGTATCGACCGCCAGGGGCCGCGGCATGTGTTGACGCTGGCGCGGCCCGAGAAGATGAACGCGCTGTCGGCGGACCTGGTCGAGGCCCTGATCGCGGCGCTGGACGAGGCCGAGGCGCAGCGCGCCAAGGTCATCGTGCTGCAGGGCGAAGGCAAGAACTTCAGCGCGGGCTTTGACTTCGGCGACTGGCAGTCACAGAGCGAAGGCGACCTGCTGCTGCGCTTCGTGCGCATCGAAACCCTGCTGCAGCTACTGGCGGCATCGCCGTGCCTCACGGTGGCGCTCGCGCACGGCCGCAATTTCGGTGCGGGCGTCGACGTGTTCGGCGCCTGCAAGTGGCGCATCAGCGCGCCGGACGCGACGTTCCGCATGCCGGGCCTGAAATTCGGGCTGGTGCTGGGCACGCGTCGCTTTGCGGCGCTGGTCGGCGCGGAGCGTGCGCGCACGATTCTTGAACAGGCCGCGACGTTCAACGCCGAAGACGCCTTGCGCGACGGATTCGCCAGCCGGCTTGCGCCGCCCCAGGAATGGGCGCAGATCGGCGAGCAGGCGCTGGAGACGGCCGCCGCCCTGACGGACGAGAGCCGCGCGCAGCTTTATGCGGCCCTGTCGCAGGAGGCGCCGGATACCGACCTGGCGCGGCTGGTGCGCTCGGCATCGGCGCCCGGCTTGAAAGACCGCGTGGCGGCATATCTGCAGGCGCGCTAG